The Candidatus Bathyarchaeota archaeon genome contains a region encoding:
- a CDS encoding glycosyltransferase family 4 protein, with protein sequence MKIAIVRSSLLAGSGQTNHIKELAKRMIKLGHEVFIFTRFSEVKLNNIPVIKVKTSLENIPFIRHFTFMIACGKIKNFDLIHTQYHPDIFVGNYLKTFYKSPHVFTYHGFAPIKYWVNPKQKIKMIDHNLGTFFSLRGNKIDKIITVSKFLKNELKKKYFIDSSKIHVVYNGVDIQKFNPNINGSIIKEKFKIQDSIVLFVGRLVPYKGLQFLIEAFNHVLKQIPKAKLMIVGASRYDFPRIEKILNEKVKQALIFVGYASENELPLCYAACDVFCFPSLWEGFGLPLAEAQACGKPVVAFNHCAIPEIVKNKETGILVPPKNSKKLGEALIWLLENEGERIKMGRNGRKHIEKFFNWDKAVKETLLIYESIIKKNFGI encoded by the coding sequence ATGAAAATCGCCATAGTTAGAAGCTCTCTTCTCGCAGGTTCTGGACAAACAAATCATATAAAAGAATTAGCTAAAAGAATGATAAAGCTTGGTCATGAAGTATTTATTTTTACAAGGTTTTCTGAAGTTAAATTAAATAATATTCCAGTAATTAAAGTTAAAACTTCTTTAGAGAATATTCCATTTATTAGACATTTCACATTTATGATTGCTTGCGGAAAAATTAAAAATTTTGATTTAATTCACACTCAATATCACCCTGATATCTTCGTTGGAAATTATTTAAAAACCTTTTATAAATCGCCTCATGTATTTACATATCATGGTTTTGCACCTATAAAATACTGGGTAAACCCAAAACAAAAAATTAAAATGATAGATCATAATTTAGGAACATTTTTTTCTTTAAGAGGAAATAAAATTGATAAAATAATAACTGTAAGTAAATTTCTTAAAAATGAATTAAAGAAAAAATATTTTATTGATTCATCAAAAATTCATGTAGTTTATAATGGGGTAGATATACAAAAATTTAATCCAAACATTAATGGCTCCATTATAAAAGAGAAATTTAAAATTCAAGATTCAATAGTGCTATTTGTTGGAAGATTAGTCCCTTATAAAGGACTCCAATTCCTTATTGAAGCTTTTAATCATGTTTTAAAACAAATTCCTAAAGCTAAATTAATGATTGTAGGTGCTTCAAGATACGATTTTCCAAGAATAGAAAAAATTTTAAATGAAAAAGTTAAACAAGCCTTAATATTTGTTGGATATGCATCTGAAAACGAGTTGCCTTTATGTTATGCAGCTTGCGATGTTTTTTGTTTTCCAAGCTTATGGGAAGGTTTTGGGCTTCCTTTAGCTGAAGCTCAAGCTTGCGGTAAACCTGTAGTTGCTTTTAACCATTGCGCAATACCTGAAATAGTAAAAAATAAAGAAACAGGAATTCTTGTTCCACCTAAAAATTCAAAAAAACTTGGTGAAGCTTTAATTTGGCTTTTAGAAAATGAAGGTGAAAGAATTAAAATGGGAAGAAATGGAAG
- a CDS encoding HAD-IB family phosphatase: MNNLTGVAIIDMDGTILSKRSIDVLCSTLGFTQELKEINKWALKVPAYKVTEQIAKLLAGKRKRELEEIFSSIPLEPNAEQFINYLKNQGFIVAIATDSFQFLGENLAKRLGINKVYGNILEFKRDRATGKVLTKQHCMKIQGCREFAVCKLWYLNKLKRFFNGVSICIGDSDPDLCAFTGANIAIAYKPKSLALKEKAHKIVSSFQEAIKFLEESLVFNRFFKEWE; the protein is encoded by the coding sequence ATGAATAATTTAACAGGCGTGGCTATTATAGATATGGATGGAACAATTTTATCAAAACGATCTATCGATGTTTTATGCTCCACACTAGGTTTTACTCAAGAGCTTAAAGAAATAAATAAATGGGCTTTAAAAGTTCCTGCATATAAGGTAACTGAGCAAATAGCTAAACTTTTAGCTGGTAAAAGAAAAAGGGAACTTGAAGAAATTTTCTCTTCAATACCCCTGGAACCTAATGCAGAGCAATTTATAAATTACCTTAAAAATCAAGGATTTATCGTAGCTATTGCAACAGATTCTTTTCAATTTCTTGGAGAAAACCTGGCTAAAAGACTTGGTATAAATAAAGTTTATGGAAACATTCTTGAGTTTAAAAGAGATAGGGCTACAGGTAAAGTTTTAACTAAACAGCATTGCATGAAGATTCAAGGATGCAGAGAATTTGCTGTATGTAAGCTATGGTATTTAAATAAACTTAAACGCTTTTTTAATGGTGTTTCCATTTGCATAGGCGACAGCGACCCAGATTTATGCGCTTTTACAGGAGCGAATATCGCTATAGCTTATAAACCTAAAAGTTTAGCGTTAAAAGAGAAAGCTCATAAAATAGTTTCAAGTTTTCAAGAAGCAATAAAGTTTCTTGAAGAAAGCTTAGTTTTTAACCGTTTTTTTAAAGAATGGGAATAA
- a CDS encoding glycosyltransferase family 4 protein, with translation MKRIGIVHYTAPEKEVGGVEVVIDAHARHLSKRGFEVYLIYGKGGGLNYENLVEYEAPLLSPTHPLIEKVQSEILKEQKETLNFKELKNNIKEELFKLISKLNVCIIHNIPSMHFNFAVTAAINELVDELKKVKFIFWLHDSILFRSEFKNEVESFPFTLLHYKNPKVIYVTPTRVRANQFAQLPEKYKIQEIHVISNGVDVEEYVKIDEVTKLLMKKLGLSFEDYILVTPVRVTPRKNIELAIFVVDELKHLMGLSKIVKLLITGPPDHQARKMGIAYWDYLQELIAKRNLQENIIFCHNIIAQRREYENGEIKKWSVADVYNVADLIFIPSKEEGFGLPVIEAGASRKPIFCSRIPPFQELIRDDIEGYMFDLNDDPKSIAFRIYREFLTDKVETNFNNVIKRFSWDNIIEKKIIPIL, from the coding sequence ATGAAGAGAATTGGAATTGTTCATTATACTGCTCCAGAAAAAGAAGTTGGAGGAGTAGAAGTAGTTATAGATGCGCATGCACGTCACTTAAGTAAGAGAGGATTTGAAGTTTACTTGATTTATGGTAAAGGTGGAGGGTTGAATTATGAAAATTTAGTTGAGTATGAAGCGCCTTTGCTTTCACCTACGCATCCTTTAATAGAGAAAGTTCAAAGCGAAATTTTAAAAGAACAAAAAGAAACTTTAAATTTTAAAGAATTAAAAAACAATATTAAAGAAGAGTTATTTAAATTAATTTCTAAATTAAATGTTTGCATAATTCATAATATTCCATCTATGCATTTTAATTTTGCAGTTACAGCGGCTATAAACGAGTTGGTTGATGAATTAAAAAAAGTTAAGTTTATTTTTTGGCTTCATGATAGCATATTGTTTAGAAGCGAATTTAAAAATGAAGTTGAAAGTTTTCCATTTACTCTTTTACATTATAAAAATCCTAAAGTAATTTATGTTACTCCAACAAGAGTTAGAGCAAACCAGTTTGCGCAATTACCTGAAAAATATAAAATTCAAGAAATTCATGTTATTTCAAATGGAGTTGATGTAGAAGAATATGTTAAAATAGATGAGGTTACAAAGCTGCTTATGAAAAAGCTTGGTTTATCTTTTGAAGATTATATTCTAGTTACTCCAGTGCGGGTTACACCGAGAAAAAACATAGAGCTGGCAATTTTTGTAGTTGATGAATTAAAGCATTTAATGGGTTTATCGAAAATTGTTAAGCTTTTGATAACTGGGCCTCCAGATCATCAAGCGCGAAAAATGGGAATAGCATATTGGGATTATCTTCAAGAGTTAATTGCAAAAAGAAATCTTCAAGAAAACATAATTTTCTGTCATAATATTATTGCTCAAAGAAGAGAATATGAAAATGGAGAGATAAAAAAATGGAGTGTTGCAGATGTTTATAATGTAGCTGATTTAATTTTTATTCCAAGCAAAGAGGAAGGTTTTGGGTTACCTGTAATAGAGGCGGGCGCCTCTAGAAAACCAATATTTTGCTCTAGAATTCCACCCTTTCAAGAGCTTATAAGAGACGATATAGAAGGTTATATGTTTGATTTAAATGATGATCCGAAAAGCATAGCGTTTAGAATCTATAGGGAATTTTTAACAGATAAAGTGGAAACAAACTTTAATAATGTTATAAAAAGGTTTAGCTGGGATAATATAATAGAAAAAAAGATTATTCCCATTCTTTAA
- a CDS encoding glycosyltransferase, whose protein sequence is MNVIKSSLTKNLEKQLNKIKQTNLLIGIPSYNCASTINYVIYQSALGLINYFPNFSFTIFVSDGGSNDGTLNVVKAFKLPSKINLILGKYKGVSGKGSAVKAIMEASINLNSDSVIILDSDLRSVKPEWIKVLFNSIINKNGDLTAPFYIRDKFDGNITNHLCYPFTKGVYECDIRQPIGGDFAFSKSLIKDLLQNPLWKTNFTQRFGIDIFITHSAIAKGYKVYEVFLGSKLHEAKDPSVHLKNMFIEVAGSMLDCIKRYKDFWWKIKKPLKPILIKENFPFPQPEALPLNFKTQKIRFKKEVKENFLTLKKLLEKKLLKNLLKLNLEDENWAKIAYSLTVNYLNEKFDSLSVLKAFYSAWLGKVAFFIKEASSLSNDEAEAKIKEEAETFRKLKSYLIKIYN, encoded by the coding sequence ATGAATGTTATTAAATCTTCATTAACTAAAAATTTGGAGAAACAACTTAATAAAATTAAACAAACTAATCTTTTAATAGGTATACCATCTTACAATTGTGCATCAACTATAAATTATGTAATTTATCAATCTGCTTTAGGTCTTATAAATTATTTTCCAAACTTTTCTTTTACAATTTTTGTTTCTGATGGAGGATCAAACGATGGAACTTTAAATGTAGTTAAAGCTTTTAAGCTTCCAAGCAAAATTAACTTAATTTTAGGTAAATATAAAGGGGTTTCTGGGAAAGGTTCAGCTGTTAAAGCTATAATGGAGGCGTCTATAAACCTTAATTCAGATTCAGTAATTATTTTAGACTCAGATTTAAGAAGTGTAAAACCAGAGTGGATTAAAGTTTTATTCAACTCTATTATAAATAAAAATGGAGATTTAACTGCACCATTTTATATTAGAGATAAATTTGACGGCAATATTACAAATCATTTATGTTACCCATTCACTAAAGGCGTTTATGAATGTGATATAAGGCAGCCTATTGGAGGCGATTTTGCTTTTTCAAAAAGCTTAATAAAGGATTTACTTCAAAACCCGCTTTGGAAAACCAATTTTACTCAACGTTTTGGTATAGATATTTTTATTACGCACTCAGCTATAGCTAAAGGATATAAAGTTTATGAAGTTTTCTTAGGATCAAAGCTTCATGAAGCTAAAGATCCAAGCGTGCATCTTAAAAATATGTTTATCGAAGTGGCCGGTTCAATGCTTGATTGCATAAAGCGATATAAAGATTTTTGGTGGAAAATCAAAAAGCCTTTAAAGCCTATTTTAATAAAAGAAAATTTTCCTTTTCCGCAACCTGAAGCTTTACCATTAAACTTTAAAACTCAAAAAATAAGATTTAAAAAAGAAGTTAAAGAAAATTTTTTAACTCTTAAAAAGCTTCTTGAAAAAAAGCTATTAAAAAACTTATTAAAGCTGAATTTAGAAGATGAAAACTGGGCGAAAATAGCTTACTCTTTAACAGTTAATTATTTAAATGAAAAATTTGATTCTTTAAGCGTTTTAAAAGCTTTTTATTCAGCATGGCTTGGGAAAGTAGCGTTCTTTATTAAAGAAGCTTCAAGCCTATCTAATGATGAAGCTGAAGCTAAAATAAAAGAGGAGGCTGAAACATTTAGAAAATTAAAATCTTATTTAATAAAGATTTATAATTAA